The following are encoded together in the Ictalurus punctatus breed USDA103 chromosome 1, Coco_2.0, whole genome shotgun sequence genome:
- the kcnv1 gene encoding potassium voltage-gated channel subfamily V member 1, which produces MISDTSTAAEFCGDSASVLSQDSSVFFSEPPPPTDNPLDFFIINVGGSRYILSQELLASHPETRLGKLALSTRDSALDLCDDADFLENEYFFDRNSQTFQYIMNFYKTGHLHVREELCVFSFLQEIEYWGIDEFRIDHCCRDKYYRKKEMKESIDIKKDVEMNCVEDDFSGVLCEDIRRWLWDLMEKPDSSKAAKTYGTLSMFFVIMSIANMAMISLDFTILGAPVLDILEYICIVWFTGDLVLRFMCVKDKCKFSRSVVNIIDLLAILPFYITLAVENLHGGSTELENVGRVVQVLRLMRSLRMLKLGRHSTGLKSLGMTIAQCYEEVGLLMLFLSVGISIFAMVEYAIEHNMPETTFTNVPCAWWWATTSMTTVGYGDIRPETAIGKVIAFICILSGILVLALPIAIINDRFSFCYFTLKMKEVALRHSEALKRLKRNSTSDGMQPAVGLNLRDAYARSVLELLRLYSRGRTSTRSSAGEDVW; this is translated from the exons ATGATTAGTGATACATCAACTGCAGCAGAGTTCTGTGGGGACAGTGCCTCAGTGTTGTCTCAGGATTCCAGTGTATTCTTCAGTGAACCCCCTCCACCAACTGACAATCCGCTGGACTTCTTCATCATTAATGTCGGAGGAAGCCGCTACATTCTCTCTCAGGAGCTGCTGGCCTCTCACCCAGAGACACGCCTGGGCAAGCTGGCTCTCTCCACACGAGATTCGGCTTTAGACCTGTGTGATGATGCAGACTTTCTGGAAAATGAATACTTCTTTGACCGCAATTCTCAAACCTTCCAATACATCATGAACTTTTACAAGACAGGCCATCTGCATGTTAGAGAGGAACTATGTGTGTTTTCCTTCCTGCAAGAAATTGAATATTGGGGTATTGATGAGTTCCGCATAGACCACTGTTGTAGGGACAAGTACTACCGCAAAAAGGAGATGAAGGAATCCATAGATATTAAAAAGGATGTTGAAATGAATTGTGTGGAGGATGACTTCAGTGGAGTACTGTGTGAGGACATTCGCCGGTGGCTCTGGGACCTGATGGAGAAACCGGATTCGTCCAAGGCAGCAAAAACATATGGGACGTTGTCTATGTTCTTTGTGATCATGTCCATCGCGAACATGGCTATGATCTCTCTGGACTTTACTATCCTTGGTGCACCTGTCTTGGATATTCTTGAGTACATCTGTATTGTGTGGTTCACAGGGGACCTGGTGCTCAGGTTCATGTGTGTGAAGGACAAATGTAAATTCAGCAGGAGTGTGGTGAACATCATTGACCTTCTGGCCATCCTGCCTTTCTATATCACCCTAGCAGTGGAGAATCTGCATGGCGGGTCAACAGAATTGGAGAACGTGGGACGGGTAGTGCAGGTCCTGCGACTGATGAGGTCTCTTAGAATGCTGAAACTTGGACGTCATTCCACAG GTCTGAAGTCTTTGGGCATGACTATCGCTCAGTGCTATGAGGAGGTGGGTCTGCTGATGCTCTTCCTCTCCGTGGGCATTTCCATCTTCGCCATGGTGGAGTACGCCATTGAGCACAACATGCCTGAGACCACATTCACCAATGTGCCTTGTGCCTGGTGGTGGGCCACCACATCCATGACCACCGTGGGTTATGGGGACATTCGCCCAGAGACAGCCATTGGCAAGGTCATAGCCTTCATCTGCATTCTTTCAGGCATCCTTGTCCTCGCCCTTCCCATTGCCATCATCAATGACCGCTTCTCATTCTGCTACTTCACCCTGAAGATGAAGGAGGTAGCGCTACGGCACAGTGAGGCACTGAAGCGTCTGAAGCGCAACTCAACCTCAGATGGGATGCAGCCAGCAGTAGGGCTAAACCTGCGTGATGCCTATGCCCGCAGTGTGCTAGAACTGCTGCGGCTGTACAGCAGAGGGAGGACAAGCACACGCAGCAGCGCAGGAGAAGACGTCTGGTGA
- the gbp gene encoding glycogen synthase kinase binding protein, whose translation MPCRKENYIFLEQSVTVDSKEVDALVTKIGEALQLHNNSATQQTMSRLHGLTTTTTTTSSSSSNNNNSSSSSNGKQSNNSNTASVQKRNGCCIRLRSGRKATRASPYNIPGSSDQEWDHFATWNRKGLDGTGNEDNPHQLLQELILSGNLIKEAVRRLQFSSESQRDFSKHID comes from the coding sequence ATGCCTTGTCGAAAGGAGAACTACATTTTTTTGGAGCAGTCCGTGACCGTCGATTCTAAAGAGGTGGACGCTCTTGTAACAAAAATCGGCGAAgctcttcagctgcacaacaaTAGCGCTACACAGCAGACGATGTCGCGTCTCCACGGTctgaccaccaccaccaccaccactagcagcagcagcagcaacaacaacaacagcagcagcagcagcaacggCAAGCAGAGCAACAACAGTAACACTGCCAGCGTACAGAAGAGAAATGGCTGCTGTATACGTCTCCGTAGCGGCCGAAAAGCAACCCGAGCAAGTCCATACAATATACCCGGCTCCAGCGATCAGGAATGGGACCATTTCGCAACGTGGAACCGAAAGGGACTCGACGGTACGGGTAACGAGGACAACCCCCACCAGCTACTCCAGGAACTCATCTTATCTGGGAACCTCATTAAAGAAGCGGTCAGACGACTCCAGTTTTCATCCGAGTCGCAACGCGATTTCTCTAAGCACATCGACTGA